DNA sequence from the Patescibacteria group bacterium genome:
GAGACTCCTTGGTCTTCCAATATGGTTTCGATTTGCCAGTCGATCGGCCTGGGAAAGGTGAATCGGGTGGAGCGATCGAGGCGGTATGTGGTGCCGGAGGGCATTTCGCGTGACGAGTTTATTGCGGATAATCATGATCGCATGACCGAGTGTGAGTACCCGGGAGCTTTGCAGACATTTTCAACGGGAATTGAGCCTCAAGCAGTATATGAGGTACCCATGATTGAAAAGGGGCCTGATGCCTTGAAGGATATACCGGGGATTTCGATGGATGACTGGGACCGGCGGTTTTATTATGATTACTTTGTAATGAAGAATAACCGCAATCCGACCATTGTTGAGATTTTGGACTTGAATAATGCCAATAGCGAGCATTCGCGTCACGGCTATTTCAAGGGCAAGATGATTATTGATGGACAGGAAATGCCCTGGACTTTATTTGAATTGGTGATGGAGACTTGGAATGCAAATCCAGGAAATAGTATTATTGCTTTCAGTGATAATTCCAGCGGTATTAAAGGTCGTTTTATTCAGACACTTGTGCCGGAACAGCCGGGTATGTATTCTCGATTGGTTCGCGATGAGCGGCTTTATCACATTATCTTTACGGCGGAGACGCACAACTTTCCGACTGGCGTGGCACCATTTCCTGGTGCGGAAACCGGATCGGGTGGTCGTATTCGTGACATTCAGGCAACTGGACGCGGCGGATTGATGGGAATTGGTACGGCAGGCTATTGCGTGTCCAATCTTCATATTGCAAATTACACCTTACCCTGGGAGCTTGAGTTTAAGCGTCCGGAAAATTTGGCAAGCGGTTTGCAGATTTTGATTGAGGCCAGTAATGGTGGTTCGCGCTATGGCAACGAAATTGGCGAGGCATTGGTGCTTGGTTTTGCTCGATCATTTGATTTGCGTCCCTGGGGTGGTGCGCGTTGGAGCTTTATCAAGCCGATAATGTTTACTGCTGGGATGGGACAAATCGATCACCGGCATATCAGAAAAAACGACGCCGAAGAAGGAATGCTCATCGTACAGATTGGCGGACCTGCTTATCGCGTTGGTTTTGGTGGCGGTGCGGCTTCGAGCCTAATTCAGGGCGACCAAGATGCCGGGCTTGATTTCAATGCTGTGCAGCGTGGCAATGCAGAAATGGAACAAAAGATGAACCGTGTTGTCCGCACTTGTTCAGAAATGGGGGAAAATAATCCTCTTGATGTCATTCACGATCAGGGTGCTGGTGGACCAGCTAATGTCCTGAAAGAATTAGTGGAAAAATCTGGTGGACAGATTGAAATACGCAAGATAAAGGTCGGAGATCCGACCATGTCGGTGTTGGAAATCTATGTTGCAGAATATCAAGAGCGGAATGGCTTATTGATTCGCGAAGAACGGATTGAGGAGTTTAAGAAGATCTGCGAACGCGAAAAAGTAAATTGCGAAGTTCTTGGATCTGTGACAATGGATGGGAAATTTGTTGTCCATGATTCAAATGATGGCACAACGCCGGTCAATATTGACTTGCATGAACTCATGGGAGGAATGCCTCAGAAGACTTTTGAGGTTAAGACGGTTGAGGATGACTTGAGGTCATTGGTATTGCCGGAAGGTTTGACAGTGGAGGACGCGCTTGCAAGAGTGTTGCGCTTGGTCTCCGTTGGTTCAAAAAGGTTTTTAACCAACAAGGGAGACAGGAGTGTAACTGGATTGGTAGCTCAGCAGCAATGTTGCGGCCCTCTCCAATTGCCTGTCAGTGATGTGGCGGTAATGGCGCAAAGTTTAGTGCCCAATGACAATGGTGTGCATTCCGGAATGGCAACCTCAATCGGTGAACAGCCGATCAAGATGTTGGTTAATCCGGCGGCTGGTGCGCGCATGGCAGTTGGCGAAGCAATAACGAATCTAGCCGGAGCAAAAATCGACGGTCTTGATAGCGTGAAATGTTCTGCGAACTGGATGTGGGCACCGAAACTTGAAGGTGAGGGTGCGGCGATGTATTCGGCCGCAACGGCCTTGCGCGATTGTTTGATTGCGCTTGATGTTGCCATTGATGGCGGAAAGGATAGCTTGTCGATGGCGACCAGAGTTGGTGCCGAGACAGTCAAATCACCGCGGCAGTTGGTTATTTCGGCTTATGTTGGAATAGCGGATATTACCAAAGTGGTGACGCCGGACATCAAGAAGCCGGGCGAAAGTCAGTTGATTTTTATTGACTTGGCAAATGGAAAAAATCGTCTGGGTGGATCGGCTTTGGCGCATGTCCATGGTCAGATTGGCAATGAAAGTCCGGACATGGATGATCCTGAGTTGGTCAAGCGCGCGTTTAATTGCGTGCAGGATTTGATTGACAAGGATTTGATTTTGGCTTGCCATGATCGGAGCGACGGTGGTCTAATTACAACGTTGCTGGAAATGGCTTTTGCCGGTAATTGTGGACTGGAAATACAAATGGGCACAGTTGAAGGCGAAGTAATCCCAGTGTTGTTTTCTGAAGAATTGGGATTGGTTATTGAGTGTACTTATAATTATGCAAGCATAGTAATAAGGAGATTGCTGGACAACAATATCCCATACATACCCATTGGACGAACATTGAGTACAAATCAGTATATTACTTTGTATTTCGGCGCTGAGCTTGTTTTTAATGAATCAATGCCGGAATTACGGAATCTTTGGGAAGAGACCAGTTATCAGTTGGAAAAGCTACAGGCAAATCCAACGTGTGCTGATGCAGAAAGGGAGAACATCTTTGATCGCCCTGGCCCGCAGTACAAGCTCACGTTTGAACCAAAACCAACCGCCCCTGAAATTCTTCAGGCAGAGAACAAGCCAAAGGTTTGTATCTTGCGTGAAGAAGGGACGAATGGCGATCGGGAGATGGCGGCAGCTTTTGAAGCCGCCGGATTTGAACCCTGGGACGTGACGATGACCGATTTACTTGCAGAACGTGTTTCTTTAACGATGTTTCGAGGCTTGGTGGCCGCCGGCGGATTTTCTTATGCTGATGTGCCACAAAGCGCCAAGGGTTGGGCGGCAACTATTTTGTTCAATGAAAAGTTGCGGGCTGAGTTTGATAAGTTTTACAAACGGCCTGATACTTTTTCTTTGGGCGTGTGTAATGGTTGTCAGTTGTTCGGCCTACTTGGTTGGGTTCCGTATACCGGAATCAAGCCAGAACACCAACCGCGGTTCGTTCATAATGACTCCGGTCGTTTCGAATCGCGATGGTCAAGCGTCAGGATTTCGGATAGTCCATCCATTTTGTTTAAGGATATGGCTGGCTCTATTCTCGGTGTTCATGTTGCACACGGTGAAGGTAGGCTTATTTTTCCGGATGAAACTGTTAGGGCAGTAACCGTCGGTAATAAACTGTGTGCAATGTCATATGTTGATGATAGCGGGAGGGATACAAATAAATATCCCTTCTGTCCGAACGGCAGTTGGGAAGGTGTTACAGCTCTCACAACTACCGATGGTCGGCATACAGCCATGATGCCTCATCCCGAACGTGCCTTTCTTAAATGGCAATGGCATCATATGCCGGAACAAATGAAAAAAGAGCTTGAGGCTTCGCCTTGGCTCAAAATGTTCCAAAATGCCTATGATTGGTGCATGAAAAATTAACTATTATTCGATAAGGAGATAAAAAATCAAACCCCGTTGCTATTGCAGTAACGGGGTTTTCTATTGACTATTTTCCTAAAATATCCTAATCTTAAATCAAATTAAGACAGGGGAGGGTTCTTTTTTTTGAATCGTTCTTTTTATTTTTATTAATATTTCGAGAAGGAGATTGGATATGTGGCACATGCAAGATTCAAATGATCAGCCTGCTGGACAAGGTGATGGTGGACAAGAAAGTCAGTATGCACAGCTTGGAGTAGATGCTCACAAAACAGGCGTGAAAAAAAGCTTTAAGCCAGTAATTGACAACGACTATCCTTTGGCGTTTTGCAACATTGTGAAGGATCGTTTGAATCCTGGCTATGTATTGACGCAACACATGGATGGCGATGGTAGCAAAATGCTTCAGCGATTACTTCATTATCATGAAACTGGAGATGCCACCGTCTTTCGCGGCGCGGTTGATGATGCATGGTCGATGAATACCGGAGACATTGCGGCTAGCGGATTTGTTGATGAGTTATTTTTGACTGATGTTATAAATATCAACGGAATATCTGCGCCAAAGGATGTAATAATGGAGCAGCTTGCTATCAGAATTGCCGAATTGAAACAGCTTTATATCGAGCATGGATTCGATGTAACGTTTTTCGGTGGCGAAACGGCGGACTTGCCTGATCAGGTTAAGACAGTTGTTTTTGATATCTGTGCCAGTTCCAGAGTACATGAGACTGGTCTGATTGAGGGTAATATTGAGCCCGGTGATGCGATTTTCGGAATGGCCAGCGATGGCCAAGTAGCCTGGGAAAAGGAAGGTAATTCCGGCATTATGTCGAATGGCTTAACCATGGCGCGCATCAAATTGATGCACGCGAACTATGTCAATAAACATCCGGAGCTTATGCGACAGGAAAAACCGTTCGAGGGTCGGTTCTCAATCCATGGAATGGATGAAAGACTTGGCACAATGTCAGTTTCAGAGGCAATCATGTCGCCGACACGTCAATGGGCGTTGGTTATCAAGAGGATTATCGACGGATTACGCAGTCATGACAGCCTTCATTTGCTTCATGGTGTCGTTATGAATACCGGCGGTGGCGCCACTAAGGTGTTGAATATCGGCCGGAATATTCATTATGTAAAAAAAATGCCGATACCACCACCGATTTTTCAGTTGATTAAGTTTGAATCTGGTGAAGAATGGGAAAATATGTTTACCGCCTTTAATTGCGGGGTTGGCATTGATATTATAGGATCTGACAAGGGTGGTGTTTTGCAGGATGTCCTGAATTCGGTTTCAGAGTGGACCAGGGTGAAATTGTTTCGATTGGGTGATTGTCATCACTCGGAAAGTCCAGATAATCTCGTTACGCTCTATACGCCTTACGGTGAGTTTGCCTATTAACCAGGCAGTAATAATATCTTTAACAAGCCTTTGCGGGTAAATCTCGCAAAGGCTTTTTTATTTCCAAAAAATACCCAAACTTTATCCAGTTTTCATCTTAATACAATAATATCCCTAAAATTGGCTATATTTACTTATAGCTATTTTTTTTGACATAAGTATTCCCACGGGTTATAATAACAGCATTGATTTGAAATAATTTCGGCTTCATGGTTTCATTTTTTCCACAATGTAGCAATGTAACGATAATATAAATAGTGTTTAATAAATTCTTAGGAAAATTTAGTAAAGATTTGGGCATCGATCTCGGTACCAAAAATACTCTTGTGTATACTTCGGACAAGGGTATTGTTATTAATGAACCATCTGTGGTCGCTATCAATACACGGACGGATGAGATTTTGGCTGTGGGTGATGAGGCGCGCAAGATGGTGGGTAAGACTCCGGGGCATATTCAGGCGGTGCGACCGTTGGTTGACGGTGTGATTTCTGATTTTGAGGTGACGGAAAAGATGTTGAAATATTTTATCGACAAGGTGCATAATGAGAGCTTTACTTTGATTCCGCGTCCGCGCGTGGTGATTGGTGTGCCTTTGGATATTACCGAGGTGGAGCGCAAGGCGGTGGAGGATGCGGCGAAATCGGCCGGAGCGCGACAAGTATTTTTGATTGAAGAGTCAATGGCGGCGGCGATTGGGGCGCGTTTGCCCGTGGCCGATCCGACGGCGACGATGATTGTGGATATTGGTGGCGGGACAACGGAAATTTCCGTGATTTCGCTAGGCGGTGTGGTAGCGTGGAAGTCATTGCGCTTGGCTGGTAATGAATTGGATAATAATATCATTCAGTATATTCGGGAAGAATTTAATATTTTGATTGGTGAGCAATTGGCGGAATCGATTAAGATTAAAATTGGTTCAGCGACAGTTTTGAAAGAAAAAATCGAGATGGAAGCGCGTGGTCGTGATTTATTGAATGGTTTACCAAAGGCGATTACGATCAATGATAGTCAGGTGCGTGAGGCGATTAGTCGGACGGTTTTACAGATTGTGGAAAATATTAAAACAACTTTGGAAATTACGCCACCAGAATTGGTATCAGATATTTATGAGCACGGAATTGTATTGACCGGCGGCGGCGCTCTTTTGCGCGGATTAGATAAGGAAATTGCACAAGCAACCAAGATCCCTGTACGCGTGGCTGATGATCCTCTGACCTGTGTGGTCCGCGGCACTGGTATTCTGCTCTCTGATCCGGAGCTATTGGCGAAGGTCATTACTCCTGGTCCGGATAAAATGTAGAATTCCGCGTCATTCCCGCGAAGGCGGGAATCCAGGCGCCACTGCGAGTGTTTAAAATTATAGAAACCTATTGAATTATAATTTAATATTTAGATGAAATAAATTTACTATATCTAGTATCATTATACGAGGTACCTGGATTCCCGCCTTCGCGGGAATGACGAAAGAATAGGGTATTTATTTATACAAGAATAACAAAAACAAAAAAATTTTGTCCGCCTTATTCTTGTATTTTTTTATGAACAAAAACAACAAACAAAAATTCATCACCACCATGGCTGTGCTTTTGGTTTTTGTGGCTGGTCATTATATCGGCATCTTTCGGCCGATTGAAAATCTTTTTGTCAAAATCTTGAATCCGATTTTCGGCGGTTTTAATTCAGCTGGTTTGGGGATTAAGAATACTTACAATGATAGCGTGAACAAGGCGGATTTGTTGAAGAGCTTGGAGGAAATGAAAATTCAGGGCAACGCCTTGATTGAGGAGAATGCGAAATTGAAAACCGTGCAGGAGGAGAATGAATTGTTGCGTGGGTATTTAAGCTTCTTCACCAAGACGAATTATAAGTATGTGATGAGTAATGTCGTTTCGCGTGGGAGTATTTCGGATACCTTGAAAACAACTGAGACGATTACTATTGATCGTGGGAGTAAAAGTGGCGTAGTGGTTGGACAGGCAGTGGTTAATAACAAGGGTATTATTGTGGGCAAGGTGGCCGAGGCAAAGGATGATATTGCGAAAGTTTTTTTAGTGAATAGTAATCAATGTAAGTTGGCGGCGACAATGTTCAATAATGATAAGACGGCGGGAATCGCAGAAGGTGAGTTGGGTTTGACGATTCGCATGAGTTTTATTCCGCAAACTCAAAAGTTAAATAAAAATGATTTAGTGGTGACTTCCGGACTTGAGCCTTTGATTCCACGTGGTCTGGCAATCGGTAAAGTGACTCAAGTTGATGGTGGTAATAACGACTTGTGGCAGTCAGCCGTAATTGAACCTTTGGTTAATCCCGATGATTTAACTATTGTGTCGGTCTTATTAAAATAAATTTATGTTTGGCAAAATCTTCTTAAATATATTTATGCTTTTAGCGATTGTCGCATTGCAAAAGGGCTTGGTCACTTCGTTGCCGTATTTTATTAGTGGCACGAATTTGATATTAATTTCAATTATATTTATTTTGGGCGTATATGGTTTTTGGACAGCGCTTTACTGGACGATTGGCACGGGCGTTCTTTTGGATATTTATTCTTTTGTATTTTTTGGTAATTATTTAGTCAGTTTTTTATTAATACTGTTTATGGCGCATTTTTTGTTTGGTTTTTTGTTTACTAATAAATCGCTTTATTCATTCCTGACCATCGTCTTGCTCGGCTATGTATTCTTCGAAATATTTTTTACTTTTTTCTATTACCTTGAAGTCTTTTTTGAGAAAGGTAATTTTGATATTATTTTTGATGGAAATTTTTTCACAATTAAAGCCTTTGGCCTGTTGTCAAGTTTGGTTGCCTCAGTCATCGTTTTTAATTCATTAAATTTCTTAACTAATAAACTAAAACCAGTTTTCTTATTTAGAAGTTAGTATGGGATTGAAAAGCTACCTAAAACCTAATAATAAGTACGAGAAAATTTCCAATCCTTTTTCCATTCAACAGAACGGTTTTAAAACGGATAAGCATAATTCTCTCTATCGGACGGAATGGTCTGAGGATGTTTTTATATCTGATAATAATGGCAGAGAAATCTTGGGCAAGAGCTTTGATTTTAAGAAACTGCCGATTATCTTGTTTTTTCTTTTTCTTTCCTTAACACTGCTGATTGGCAAGGTGGCCTGGTTGCAAGTGGTGAAGGGGGATTATTATTACAAAATCGCCGAGGGTAATCGTATTCGCGTACATCGCATTGAACCGAAGCGCGGGATTGTGTATGACCGAAACAAAACACCGCTAGTGCGTAACGCGGCGAACTTTAAGTTATATTTTATTCCAATCGATTTGCCACCAAAGCGGGAAAAAGCCAAAGCGGGGGAATTGTGCCTTGAAGATATAGTTGGTGGTATTAGTGAGATATTAAAAGAGGTGGGTGAAAAAGATTTGTATGAAAAATTAGACACGGTGAAGATGGGGTCGTTGGAGTCGTATAGTCCGATATTCGTCTTGGATAATATTGACTATGAAAAGGCGATGAGTTTGTATTTGAAATCGTCCCAATGGCCAGGGGTGATTCTGTCCAATAGCTCTCGTCGTGAATATCCAAATGCGACCAAAGTAGTAGTTGATGATAAAGAGATGATGGTTGGTTTGTCATTATCGCATATCTTGGGATACACGGGCAAGATTAATGATACTGAATTAAAAAAATATGGTGAAGAGTATCAGCCGATTGATTATATTGGCAAAATGGGTCTAGAATATTTTTGGGAAAATGAATTAAAAGGCGTGAATGGCAAGAAGCAGATTGAGGTTGATGCCTTGGGCAAGGAAAAGAAAATCATCGGACAGGTGGATGCAGCTGATGGTCATGGTTTGGTCTTGTCTTTGGATTTACCAATGCAAACAAAATTGGAAGAATTATTTTTGAAATATATGGGCGAGCGGAAATTGACCAAGGGTTCAGCAGTGGTGATGAATCCGAACAATGGTGAGGTTTTGGCCATGGTTAGTCTACCAGCTTTTGATAATAATCTGTTTGCGCATGGTATCAGCCAAGCTGATTATTCCGGCTATTTAACCGCTGAAGATCGCCCGCTTTTTAATCGCGCGATTGGTGGTGAGTTTCCGCCAGGGTCAACTTTTAAAATGGTGCTAGCTGCCGGCGCGCTCCAAGAGCGGATAATTTCCGAAGGTACAAAATTTTTGAGTAATGGCGGATTACGAATTAGTCAGTGGTTTTTTCCCGATTGGAAAGGTGGCGGACACGGCATTACTGATGTCAAGAAAGCGATTGCGGAATCAGTTAATACCTTCTTTTATTATATCGGTGGTGGCTACAATGACTTTGTTGGTCTCGGTGTTGATAAGATTGGAGAGTATGCCGATAAATTTGGTTTTGGCAAACAGACTGGAATAGATTTAAACGGTGAAGCTAGCGGATTTATACCAACCAAGGAGTGGAAGGCGGAGGTAAAAAATGAGTCTTGGTATATTGGTGATACTTATCATCTTTCAATTGGACAAGGTGACATGCTAGTCACGCCTTTGCAAGTCGCCGCCTATACCAGTGTTTTTGCGAATGGCGGTAGCCTCTATCGTCCACATTTGGTGAATCAAATTATTAGTCATGAGAATGATGTGGTTAACGAAATTCAACCAGAGGTAGTACGCAAAGATTTTATTGATTCTGTTAATATTAATGTAATCCGAGAAGGTATGCGTCAAACTGTCACAAATGGTAGTGCGCGCCGTCTCGGCACGCTCAAAAAAACCTCAGCGGCCAAGACCGGAACCGCCCAGTGGTCCACTAAAAAAGATCCACACGCTTGGGTAACCGGCTTTGCACCCTATGAGAATCCAGAAATCGCGTTTGTGTTATTAGTGGAAGAAGGTAAGGAAGGCTCTGTGATTACAATGTCGATTGCACATGATTTTTTGGAGTGGTATTTTGAGAAGTATTAATATTTAAAACAAATGAATCAATTTGAACAATATCTAGAAAATCTGGGCAAACATGAAGATGAAAAGAGTAAATCCCTTTTAGATTCGAGGGGTTTGATTTTGGTTAATGCGGGTATTCATTTAAATAGAATTGGTGACTATATAGCTAATCCAAAAATTAAGTATAAAAAAATAAGAATACCAATGGAGAAGATTTTGTTTACTGGCACAGAGCCAGATTGGAATAAAATTTTGATTGAAAAATGTCATAGACGGGTCGATGAATTTAAAACATTAGTGGCCAAGGACGATAGAATACGGAAGAAGATGGAATCAGAGGCTTCTTTTGGGAATGAGACAATTCTATTACGAGAATCTAACGAGGCGGGCTATTATTTAGTTTTTGATGGCATGCATAGATTTGTTGGTGCAGTTCTTAAAAATAAAAAAAATATTTTGGCATACGTGCCGATTAACGAAAAAAAGCATCTTCCAATCTGTGAGGCGCATGTTGTCTACGATTTAATTCGCAGCTTTCAGCGTGTTAAAAAAGATAAGATTAGTAAACAGGAATTGTATTGCGCATTAAGGTTGTTAGCCAGAACGTATGAGAATGTAATTGGATTATTAGAAAAAAGATTTGATTTTAAAAACCTTCCAGATGAGGATGTTCAGGAAATAATCAAGAAGGTCGTTGAAAGTGTTAAAAAATAATATAAAAAAATATGAAGCAAGTCCATCCAGCTGTTAAGGCGATAATACAACGAGGTGATAAATTTCTTGTGATTAAGCAAGAATTTAACGATAAGGCCGTCTGGGATTTGCCAGGTGGTAGGGTTGAATTTGGCGAATCTCCGTATGACACGTTGGTGCGCGAGATTGACGAAGAGGTTCATCTTTCTATTAATATCATTAAACCACTTGGATTTTTCTGGTTTTTTAGACATGATGGCGATCAAGTTGTTTGCACGACGTTTTTGTGTACTGCTGATGACTATGAGATTGATTTGACGAAAAACCCTGCTGATGAAAATATTACTGAATATAAGTGGGTGACAAAAGATGAATTTCTTGGCGATGAGTATGTGGTTATGCATGAGAGCATGAAGAAGCTTGTAACTTTGCTATAGCGGAGAGACTCTGACGGAATCAAAGGCAAACTATTGACAAAATAAGCATATTGATGTATGATAATATGATTAAATTTAATAAATAAATTTATTTAGTTCTTTCGGATTTTAAAATATGAGGAGGTGTGTTAATGCAAAATTTGCTTGATTCCGTGGAGGGGAACTTAGTTCCGTATTCGGGAGTATTGGGAAAATTGATGTTAATCTTTGGTTTGGGTTTAAGTAGTATCGGTTTTCCATATCAGGTTTATAGAAATTACATAGACCACGTCTGCGGTATTAGTATTATTGTTATTGTCTTGGCTATAATGCTCCTTCTAATAAGGATTCCTTATAGCCTGAGCAAGAGAGCATGGCACATGATACCATCTGACTTAGTTGGTTTAATTGCAACAATTGCTCTGATGTGGCAATGGTTTGTTTATTAATAATTAGTGAATAAAAGCTAAACAGCTTTCAATGGGAGAACATTTACGTTCTCCTTTTTTATTGTTTAATTTTGGTGAAAGATGTTGTTAACGTGTGTGCATTGGTTTTTAAAAATAGATATTTGCCGGAAGAATATTTGTTTAAAAATGTTGTTAAAAAGTGGTTGGATCGAAAGCTTAAGGATTTGAAGAAATAAAAAATAAGGCAATCGATTTTGATTGCCTTATTGTGAGATGACGCTACAGTCTTTTCGCAAAATATGCAGTTGCCAATTTCATGGCGAGAATATCTTGGTTGACTTCTCCCGTGTCTTGATCGGTCGCATCTTGAAGGGCGGCCGCTTCCCGACAGGCGAGAGGAGTGGAGTTTGCAAGGTATACCGCTCGTTCTGGCGTTATTCCTTCTTCAACCACTCTTTGATGACTTTTAATGTCGTCGGTGTACCATTGGTCGAAATATTTCTTGGAGGGAAAACTCGTCCATGTGATGACACCTTCGTATCCTCCTGCTTCTTTGGTGAATGCAAAAGCTACATTATAATTATTTTTCTTCATACCGTGCTCCTCCTCTTTATTCGCGATTGTTGATGTGTGCTTTATTATTTATTCTCATCATGACCTAAGAATTGAACCGCCAGAACCATCGGTTAAAAGAGGGTCTCCCGTGCTTGTTAGCTCGTTGATCAGTTGACCCATTGATTTTACTGTTCCAAGTTTTCCCGTACTGCTCAGGGTCATCACGCAGGCCAGTGTTGCTGAGGGCTTTGTGGATAATACATACATGTCAGCTTGCAGTAATCGACAAAATAGAAGGCCAAGAATACGAAGGTCTTCAGCATTTTCTTCTACGAATTTTGCAGTATTATTCATGGTTATAGCCTCCCTTGGTATTATTGTGTAGTAAATTTTGTGATATCTAATATTTTAATGAACTGTGTTTGTTGAAATAATATATATCAACAATTAGGCTAACTTAGCATTATTTTTAGTAAAAGTCAATATTTGCTTAATTTTTCCGCAATAACGAAAATTAGATAATATTTCTCAATAAATTAGCACTCTTGACACACGAGTGCTAATTTTGATATAATGGTTTTATGGATCAGAGAAAAGAGAAAATTTTGCTAACTATCATCAAGGAACACATCAAAACTGGGGTGCCGGTTGGTTCGACTGGGCTTGTGGAAAAGTACGACCTGGGGGTGTCTTCGGCGACGATTCGGAATGAGATGGCTGACCTTGAAGAGGATGGTTATATCATGCAACCACATACTTCAGCAGGGCGAATTCCCACTGAGAAGGCTTATGATTTCTTTTTGGAGGATTTGAAGCCGAAGAAGGTGAGTGATAATATCGTATCTTTATTGAAGGAGTTGTTGCGCGAAAAGGAAGAGGCGGATTTTAAGAAAGTGGCAAAGGCTTTGTCGGAGATGACGAACTCGGCTGTGTTCTGGGCTTTTCATAAACACAATCTGTATTACACGGGAATTTCTAATCTTTTTAAACAACCGGAATTTTTGTCGATTAACTCCAAGATGCCGACGGATCGTAATTATGAATTAATTTACGATATTTCTTCAGTAATTGACCGAATGGAAGATATTATTGATGATATTTTTGAAAAGATAAATGAGGGGGAAAATATTTGGTTGGGCTCGAAAAATCCGTTTGGTAATTTTTGCGGTTCAATTGTTATTAAATATAAGCTAAAAGATAGGGTGGGCGTATTTGGACTTCTCGGGCCGATGCGAATGGATTATGAAAAAAACATTGCCATTATGCGACACATCGAAAAACTAATTAATAGTTAATTAGTCATTAATTAAATCTTAATTAAAATATTATAATATATAAGTATGAAGAAAGAAGAAAAAAAAGACCATAACAAAGAGGAAGAAATTGAAAATGAAGAGGTGAAAGGTGCTACTGATGCGCAAGAAGAAGCCACTCCAACCGAAGAGGTAAAGAGTAGATGTGAAAATTGCGATGAGTCGGACAATAAATATAAAAGAGCTTTAGCGGATTATCAGAATTTATTAAAAAGAACCGCAAAAGAAAAAGAAGATTTTTTCAAATATTCTAACGAACAGTTGATTGTTGAAATGATTCCAGTCTATGACAACCTAAAAACATCTCTTGAACACACTGATGAACAGATTGAAAAGAGCGCCTGGTTAGAGGGTGTGAAATATGTTTTAAAGCAATTCAAAGGTATTTTAGAAGGTGTGGGTGTAGAGGAAATAAAAACTGTTGGTGAAAAATTTGATCATAATACCATGGATGCGATTGACGGTACTGGGGACAAGGTGATCAAAGAAGGGAAGCCGGGATATAAGTTAAATGGAAAAGTGATAATTCCAGCACGGGTGATATTGGGAGAATAATATATAATAAATATTTAATTAATAATCTGATGATGTTTATTAAACAAATGCTGATTTGTTTGTGAGACGTCAAAGGACA
Encoded proteins:
- the mrdA gene encoding penicillin-binding protein 2, translating into MGLKSYLKPNNKYEKISNPFSIQQNGFKTDKHNSLYRTEWSEDVFISDNNGREILGKSFDFKKLPIILFFLFLSLTLLIGKVAWLQVVKGDYYYKIAEGNRIRVHRIEPKRGIVYDRNKTPLVRNAANFKLYFIPIDLPPKREKAKAGELCLEDIVGGISEILKEVGEKDLYEKLDTVKMGSLESYSPIFVLDNIDYEKAMSLYLKSSQWPGVILSNSSRREYPNATKVVVDDKEMMVGLSLSHILGYTGKINDTELKKYGEEYQPIDYIGKMGLEYFWENELKGVNGKKQIEVDALGKEKKIIGQVDAADGHGLVLSLDLPMQTKLEELFLKYMGERKLTKGSAVVMNPNNGEVLAMVSLPAFDNNLFAHGISQADYSGYLTAEDRPLFNRAIGGEFPPGSTFKMVLAAGALQERIISEGTKFLSNGGLRISQWFFPDWKGGGHGITDVKKAIAESVNTFFYYIGGGYNDFVGLGVDKIGEYADKFGFGKQTGIDLNGEASGFIPTKEWKAEVKNESWYIGDTYHLSIGQGDMLVTPLQVAAYTSVFANGGSLYRPHLVNQIISHENDVVNEIQPEVVRKDFIDSVNINVIREGMRQTVTNGSARRLGTLKKTSAAKTGTAQWSTKKDPHAWVTGFAPYENPEIAFVLLVEEGKEGSVITMSIAHDFLEWYFEKY
- a CDS encoding NUDIX hydrolase gives rise to the protein MKQVHPAVKAIIQRGDKFLVIKQEFNDKAVWDLPGGRVEFGESPYDTLVREIDEEVHLSINIIKPLGFFWFFRHDGDQVVCTTFLCTADDYEIDLTKNPADENITEYKWVTKDEFLGDEYVVMHESMKKLVTLL
- a CDS encoding nucleotide exchange factor GrpE, giving the protein MKKEEKKDHNKEEEIENEEVKGATDAQEEATPTEEVKSRCENCDESDNKYKRALADYQNLLKRTAKEKEDFFKYSNEQLIVEMIPVYDNLKTSLEHTDEQIEKSAWLEGVKYVLKQFKGILEGVGVEEIKTVGEKFDHNTMDAIDGTGDKVIKEGKPGYKLNGKVIIPARVILGE